The nucleotide sequence TGCTCGCCTGCGACTTCATGCACGTGGAGACCGTCCTCCTGAAGCGTCTCTACGTCTTCTTCGTCATGGAGACTGCCACCCGGCGCGTCCATGTCCTGGGTGTCACCGCCCACCCGACCGGTGCATGGGTCGCCCAACTCGTCCGCAATCTGCTCATGGACCTCGAGGAGAGGGCTGGGTGCTTCCGGTTCCTCATCCGGGACCGGGACAGCAAGTTCACCGGCGCGTTCGACGCCGTCTTCGCCGGCAACGGCACAGCCGTCATCCCGACTCCGCCGCAAAGTCCCCGGTCCAACGCTTTCGCTGAACGATGGATACGCACGGCCCGCGCCGAGTGCACCGACCGGCTCCTCATCACCGGTGAACGACACCTGCGTACGGTCCTTACCGCATACGCCGAGCACTACAACGCCGGACGAGCCCACCGCAGCCTGGGCCTGCGAGCACCTGACGACGACCTGAACGTCATTCCCCTGCCCGCTGCTGCGGTCAGGCGCCGACAGGTACTTGGTGGACTGCTCAACGAGTACCACACCACGCCACTCCGACTGCCTTACCATCTACAGGGAAGGCCCAGCCCAGCAGCCTGATCGGAATATTGACACCCTTCAGGAGGCGATCGCCGAGGTCACCAGCCTGCTTGCGCCCGGCGACAGCCGACGCTGACCGCGGACCGGGGCGGGACCTCACGGATCCGCCCTCCCGCCCCAGGGAATGAGCCGCCCGCACTCCAACGCGCGAGCGAAAAAGAGAGACTTGGGGCAGGCGCCTTCGCCACCAGCCCGTATCGTCCGCGAGCGATTCGGCAGGCACACTGGCCACTCCGGTACCGGGCGAACTCGGCGCTGTGCTACACCACCTCAGAGAAGCGATCGAGGCGATCCCACCGTGACCTGCCGGAAGATTATACCGAGGTCTACCGGCCGTCACCTGAGCCCAGCACAATCGCCCGTATGACGATCACCACGGGTGCGCCTCCGCCCACGCACAACACGCCCGTCGCGCTCGCCCGGGGTTTCCTGACCGGTGGCGTGGTCGGGACGTCGCTCGCCGCGCTCGTCGTGGGCGGGATCATCGAGAACGCACCGCTGTTCGTAACGGGGTTGGTGCTGCCCGCGGTCTACGGACTGCTGTTGTTCCTCACCGGTATGCCGAGGCGTGCCCGGGAGGCGGCGGTCGTGCCCCGCACGGCGCTTGCGGTGATCGAGAGTCGGGAGGCCGTCGGGGGCGAGACGAGCGAGGTACCGGTGCGGTTCGAGCTCACCGTCGTACCGGACGACGAGCCGGCGTACCGGGTGGACATCACGCAGGACATCAACCTCGTGGACCTGCCCGACTACCGGCCGCGTGGTGTCGTGGTGGTCCAGTACCCGCCGGACCGGCCATGGCGGGTGCGCATCGTCAAGCGGCCGACGCCGGAGTGGGAGGACCGGGCGGCCTCGGCCCGCCTCGATTCGGTGCCTGGGACGGCCAGAGTGGCCGCGCCCCCGGAGGGCTGTGCCTTCGGCTTCGTCGTGCTCCTCGGCGTGCTGCTCGGCGCGGCCGCCGTGGTCCTGCTTTTCCGCGCGGACCTCTTCGGCCGGGACGACGCCGCGACGCCGCCTTCGGCCGCGCGGCCGTCCGTTTCCTCCACGTCGTCGACCACGGTTGTGTCGTCGGCGTCCGGAACGGTCGCCCTGGGCCCGGGCCAGTCGTTTCTCGACAAGGGCGAGTTGGACCGGGCCCTCGGCTCGCTCACCAAGGGTGGGGACACACGCCAGGCGCTCACCGTCGTCGTGCAGGAGCGCCTGCTGTCGGTCGTGTTCTCGCCCGCCGGCACGCAGACTCCGGGGTTCGACCCCCGTGCGCTGCCCTACGGCCGTTTCCCCGCCCTGGTCGAGGAGGCCACGACCACCCTCGGCGTCCGCTCCCCGCGGACCTGGCAGATCACCGCCGACTGTCTCACCGGCTCCCTCATCATCAGGGTCGTTGTGACCGGGGTCGAGGGCACGGCGTCACTGGAGGCGGACGGACAGGGCAAGGTGGTGCGGCGCGCGCCCGCACGGTGAGGTGCCCTGGGACCGCACTGTTGTGGACGGCAAGGGGTGTGCTCGGTGGCCGTCCCCGAAGCGGCAGGAGGAAAGACGGATGGGCTGGCACGGATATCTGGTTCTGTGGTGTGGCGTGTTCGGCGCGGTGGCGCTGGTCGGGTACGGGAGGTGGCTGGCCGGGATGACTCGGGCGCAGCGGACGGTCTGGGCGAAGGGGCGGATCGAGCGGGTGAGGGAGCCCCGGCAGGGAAGCTCCCCGAAGGACGGGATAGCCGTGGTCGTCTCCTTCCAGGACCCGGCCACCGGGCAGGAGTTCACTGTCACCAACGACGGTGAGCGGGGCGAGAGGATCAGCGTGGCCTGGACGGGCCGGGAGATCGGGGTCCACTACCCGCGCGGCAGGCCCCACGCCTTCCGGTTCGCCAACCACCTTTCCGAAGGCGGGCGCGGACTCGGCTGGCCGACCTTCGCGCTCTTCCTCGTCTACGCCGGTCTGGTCGCCGTCGCCGCGATTGACTGGGGCTGGCCGTGGGCGCTGCTCGGCTTCTGCGGACCCTGGGCCCTCTCCGGCGCGTACCACCTGCCCGGGAACGTCCGCGACAGGAACCGTCGTATCGACGCGCTGGCCGCCATGGCCGCCGTACCCGGCCGTGTGGTCGCCGTGCTCAAGAGTGTCACCGTCGACTCCGATGACGGCAGCACCTCCACCCACCTGGTACCGGTCGTCACCTTCACCACCCTCGACGGCAGGGCCGTCACGGCCTACTGCGAGTCCGGACTGGCGGACCCCGACGGATCGCGGGGCCTGGACGTCACGGTCCACTACGCCCCCGACGACCCGGCGGTCTTCGTCCTGGACGTCGAGGCCGAACGCCGGTCCTGGAAGCGGGACATGGTCGTCAACGTCGTGGGTGTTCTGGTCGTGGCGGCGGCGGCCGTGGTCGGGGCGGTCGCGCTGTGACGCGGGAGCCGGGCTATCTTCCCGCCATGGATCCACTGACGTTCGACTACGAGGACCTGCATCTGCGAGTGGACCGGGGGGTGTTCGAACTATTCTATCTGACCAATCCCGCCAGCACCTTCCGGGTGCCGCTGCGGTGGCTCGGCGCGCTGGTGCACTACAAGAAGCCCAACCAGCCCGGGAAGTTGTCCATCGGTTCCGTACGCGATCCGAACGCCGCGCTCTACGGCACCGACCCGGCTGCCTTCTGGTACAGCACCTCGCCCGCGTTCCGGGTGCCGCACAACGACGAGCCGTTGTTCCGCGCGTACTTCACCGAGGTGGCCGCGCTCGCCGACCGGAGGGTGGTCTGACATGGATCCGGCGGATCCGAAGGTCTTCCATCACGAGCGTGTGCACATCCAGGCCGACCGCGGGATCCTTGAGGTCTTGGGGTGCCGGTAAGAGGCGTGTGACCGAGGGAGGGCGATCGGGCCATGGCCCGATCGCCCTCCCTCGGTCACACGCCCGAGCCGCGATCTCGTACCGGCGCTGATCAGCGGGAACGCCCTTCTGGGATCCTCCTGGCGCCGAACGGACGATGCTGCTCGGGACGTTGACCAGGGCGTTTATGAGGCGAATATCGGGCCCACTATCCCTTCTGGCCGTATCTCGGCTGACCCCCTACTTGTCGGGGTCGACGCTGCAGAACTGTTCCAGCAGCAGCGGCGAGCCGAGCGCCTCCACCATCAGGGTGCGGTGGGCGGCCTCCAGGGTGCGCCGGGCGGCGGGCATACCGGGGCGCGGCGCGGGCTGGCCGGCGCGGGGGCGCCCGGGGGCGGTGGTGACCCACAGCTCCTGGACCTGGCCGCCCTGCAGCTGTGCGGTGATGGCGGCGTGGGTGCCGAGCCACCGGGTGAGGATCGTGCGGGTGAGCGCGTCGAGTGGGAAATGTTCCTCGCCGATCCGTACGCGCGGCAGGCGGCGCTCGAGCTCGAGGTCCTCCAGGCGCAGCGGGTGGAGTTCGGCGATGCCGCAGCGGGTGGTGACGGCCAGGGCGAGGACGGCGACGGTGCGCTCCCAGGTGGCGCTGAACATCTTGGTCGGCGGGTGACCGGAGAGCAGGCGCAGCGTACGGACGGCTTCGGAGGGACTGAGCCGGTCGGCGAGCCTCGCCTGGGGCACGGGCAGGTTCAGCGGCCGGCCCCAGTGGGCGCTGAACTTGTTGATCGTGGTGGTGCGGGCGGCCATGGCGGAGACGGACGCCGCGGTGTGTGGGCCCTTCATGCCGGTGCGCCGGCGGGTCGCGCCGCGCTGCGCTGCGGTGAGCCAGACCAGGACGGTCTCCTCGTCGAGGAGGTCCCGGGTGAGCAGCTCCCGTTCGGTGGTGGCCAACGCGCTGGCGAGGAAGAGGAGGAACTCTTCCATGTAGGTGCGCCGCTGGGCACGTGTCTGCACGCTGCGGAAAGTGTCGACGAACAGCTCGACGGCCCGGCGGGCGCGGCGCGGCGGGGTGGCCGGGCGGCTGTGGTCAGGCGGCTGTGGTCAGGCGTCGCCCGGCCTCCGCTTCCGCCTCGAGCGCCTCCTTTCGGGCGGCGGCCTTGATGGCCCGGGCGGTGGGGTTGATGAAGCCCTCCAGGAGGCGCAGTGCCCCGTCGCACTGGTCGCCGACGGCGCTGATGTCGCGGTGCCGGCGACCGCGGGTGCCCTTCCCGGAGGGGTCGACGAGGTCGAGTTCGTGGACGCTTCGTGGCGGGCGTTGAAGAACGGCTGGTGTATCTGTAGGGCGCTGTCGTCCAGGTCGGTGCTGGGGATACCGAGGGCGTCACGGACCGCCTTGAGTTCCTTCCACCCCTGGATGCTCGAGCCGGTCAGGTCGGTGACATAGAGGTCGATGAGGGCGGTGCGTGGGTCCAGGGCCACGACGGCGCTCTTCGTGGCCCCGGTGAGGTTGCCGAGCAGGCGCTGCTCACGCCGGATCCGGCGCCGACTGGAACAAGGCGAGGACTCCGCTCTGCCGCCGGGAGCCGTGCTGCACGCGATCGCACTATGCACGTCGATCATCAACGCCATGGAGATCGTCCGGGACACGCTGTTCGACCTGTTCGGTATCGACGCCACACCAGCGCCTGTTCAGATTGGATACGCCGCGCGGTTCTCAGCGTGAGTCTGTCGGGTTGTGCGACGAGAACTGATGTGTGTGGTCGCTGAAGGCGCGGGCTTGGGTGCTCCACATGGCTGCGAACTCGCCGTCGTGCTGGAGGAAAGGAATGGTGGGTTCCTTCCTCCAGCAGGCGTCCACCGTTGAGGACGATGATGCGGTCGGCGGAGCGGGTGGCACCGAGGCGATGGCTGATCAGGATGACTGTGCGGCCCTCACTGAGTGCTTGGATGCGCCGGTAGACGGCTTCCTCCGTGAGGGGGTCAAGAGCGGAGGTGGGTTCGTCGCAGATCAACAAGGGGGCGTTGCGGTAGAAGGCACGGGCGGCGGCGATGCGCTGCCACTGTCCGCCGGAGAGGTCACGTCCGCCCCACCAGGAGGGGGCGAGGTTGGTGTTCAGGCCGTCGGGCAAGGAGTCGAGGACGATGTCCGCGCCGGCCGCTGCTGCTGCGGCGGCGATGCTGGATTCGTCCTGGTCGCCCTGGCCGAGGGTGACGTTCTCGCGGGCGGTGACCGGCCAGCGGCTGAAGTCCTGCGGCAGCATCGCCAGGCGCCGCCAGAGCTGTTCGGAGTCGGTAGCGGAGATGTCGGTGCCGTCCCAGGTGACAGTCCCCGTGGTGGGGACGTAGAGGCCGGCCAGCAGCTTGGCGAGGGTGGACTTGCCCGAGCCGTTCGCGCCGACGATGGCCAGTACTTCACCGCGTCGGACACGGACGCTGATGTTCTTCAAAGCGGGCAGCTCGCTGCCCGGGTAGTGGAAGGTGACGTTCCTCGCCTGGATCGTCTTCGGGTCGGCGGGCACGGGCTCGGGCTGGTGGGGGAGGCGGGTGCGTGCGGTGGTGTCAGTGAGGAAGTCGTCCCAATCGCCGAGGTAGAGGCCGGTCTTGTAGGTGGCGCCTTGGACGAGGCCGATCAGCAGACGTCCGCTGGTCTGAACGCCGATGAACGCCGATGAACGCGGTGCCGGCGGCGGCGGGTGGGATGTGGCCGTTCGCGGTGAGCCACAGCGGGGCGGCGTACACCGCACCGGTGGCGGTACCGGCGGCGGCGTCGCCGATGAGCTGGTACCGGGCGGTCGCGCGGCCCACAGTGGCGGCGGCCTCCTCCAGGCGGGCGGCGACGGTGCGGAACCGGCTCAGCAGCCAGGGCCTCAGGGTGTAGGCGCGGACCTCCAGCGCGTTCTCCCGGCTGGAGGTCTCGAAGATCACGGAGTGCCGAAGGCGCCGGTCGGCGAGAGTGTGGCGGTCGGCGACGTACGCGGCGCGGGCGGCACGGACGGCGGCCCAGCTGCGGGGCACGACGGCGAGCAGCAGCAGCGGTAGCAGCACGGGATGGAGCTGTGCGAGGACACCGGCCGCAGCGGCGATCGACAGCAGCGCGGTGTTGGCGGAGCCTGGTGCGCCCAGCCATCCCTCGATGGATGCTTTGCGACGTTCTTGCCGGTCAGGTCTCCTCGGACGTCAAAGGGCACTCCGCTCTGGTCATACGCCCGCCGCCATTTGTGGTGGTGGATGGAAGACGTGCTGGCGGCTACTTGCCGTCGTCCTCGCGCTCGAGGGCTTCCAGCGCCCGCCGCGTGACCTCGTCCACCGGGCCCAGGGAGGAGATCGTGACCGCCAGGCCCTGCGTCTTGTAGTACTCGATGATCGGCTCGGTCCGCGTGTGGTAGACCTCGAGCCGCTTGCGGACGGTCTCCTCGGAGTCGTCGTCGCGCTGGTAGAGCTCACCGCCGCAGACGTCGCACACGCCCTGCTTCTTCGGCGGGCTGTACGACACGTGGAACACGTGTGCCGACCGGCTGCGGCAGATGCGCCGGCCGGCGATGCGCTTGATGACCTCTCCCTCGGGGACTTCGAGGTCAAGAACCGCGTCCAGCTTGATGGCCTCGGTCTTCAGCAGCTCGTCGAGCGCCTCGGCCTGCGAGACGTTGCGCGGGAAACCGTCGAGCAGGAAGCCGTTCTCGGCATCCTGCTGTTGCATGCGGTCCTTCGCCATCGCGATGGTGAGCTCGTCGGGGACGAGGTTGCCGGCGTCCATGGAGACCTTCGCGAGTTTCCCGAGCTCGGTCTGCCGACTGATGTTGGCCCGGAACAGATCGCCCGTAGAGATGTGCGGGATCGACAGCTTCCCGGCCAGGCGTGTGGCCTGAGTGCCCTTTCCAGCACCCGGCGGCCCGACGAGGACGATGCGCATCAGCGGAGGAACCCTTCGTCCTTGCGCTGCTGGAGCTCATCGGCGGCGGAGGCGCTTGCCGACGGCTTGGAGACGACCTCGCCGATCCTGCCACCCACGGCCGGATACGGACGACTGGCTGACGGTGCGGCTGGTCGGGGAACGGCCGGAGCCCCGGACCACTTTCGTTCGATTCCGCTCAGAGCCTTCATCACATGTCCAATCGTCTGGGTGGTGCGTCTGCTCGGCTCGCCGTGGGAAGGGCGGACAGGTTGGTTGCGACCGTCCAGCGGCACGGCGCGGCTTGTCAGGGCGGGTGCCGCGCCGTGCCGCCGGACGGAGTGGGTGGGGAGCTGTTGCCCCATGGGGTGGTGGTACGGGTCGGCTGCGCCGGGACCGTCCGGCGGTACGTCTTTTCGGCAGGACAGGGGCGTGCCGCCGGACGGGGTATGAGAGGCGAATCCCCGGCGAGGGGACGGTGCGGCGGACCGGTTGTGCATGGTGGCTGCCGCGGTCAACTCCTGGTGCGACCCAGCACGGTGTTGTCGAGGGGCGACGTCGATGATGTGGGACGCGGCCGGCGCGGACGGTGAGTGTGGTTTGCTCTTTTGTACCGGCCCCTGCACGCAGAGGCTGCCGAGTTCTCGCTCAATCGATGAGGTCGAGGGCGGTGGTGACGATGCTGTCTGTGTCGATGCGGTGGTAGCGGTAGACGTCCTCGATCGCCCCGGACTGGCCGAACCGGGTCACGCCGAGAGTGCTGACGGGAACGTTCTGGATCGTGCTCAGGAAAGCCAAGGTGTGGGGATGCCCGTCCAGGACGGTGACCAGCGGGGTGGCCCGGTCGAGGGGGAAGACCTGGTCGAGGATCCAGGCCGGGTCGTCCGACAGGCCGCGACGGGCCTGGAGCGCGCGGAAGAGTAGGTCCGGGCTGGTCACGCACACAACGTCGGCGCCATGCCCGAGGGCGGCGAGCCGGTCGGCGGCGGCCAGGGCCTCCGGGACCAAAGCGCCCATCGCGGCGAGTGTCACCACGGGCTTCTCGTGCTGCCGCAGCCGGTAGGCCCCGGCGGTCACATGTCGGCGACGGCGTTCGCGAGCGGCCGGGTCGCTGGGCACGGCGGCTGTCGACTGGTCGATGGGTCGGGTCGACAGCCGCAGATAGGCCGACCTGCCCCCTGGACTGGCCAAGTTGCCGAGTGCGGCGAGCAGGCACCATTCGGTGTCTATCGCAAACGCCGGCTCATAGGTGACGCAGCCGGGCTGCTCAATGCCCAGCGAGGGGGTGGTGATCGACTGATGT is from Streptomyces hygroscopicus and encodes:
- a CDS encoding membrane protein, with the translated sequence MGWHGYLVLWCGVFGAVALVGYGRWLAGMTRAQRTVWAKGRIERVREPRQGSSPKDGIAVVVSFQDPATGQEFTVTNDGERGERISVAWTGREIGVHYPRGRPHAFRFANHLSEGGRGLGWPTFALFLVYAGLVAVAAIDWGWPWALLGFCGPWALSGAYHLPGNVRDRNRRIDALAAMAAVPGRVVAVLKSVTVDSDDGSTSTHLVPVVTFTTLDGRAVTAYCESGLADPDGSRGLDVTVHYAPDDPAVFVLDVEAERRSWKRDMVVNVVGVLVVAAAAVVGAVAL
- a CDS encoding adenylate kinase; protein product: MRIVLVGPPGAGKGTQATRLAGKLSIPHISTGDLFRANISRQTELGKLAKVSMDAGNLVPDELTIAMAKDRMQQQDAENGFLLDGFPRNVSQAEALDELLKTEAIKLDAVLDLEVPEGEVIKRIAGRRICRSRSAHVFHVSYSPPKKQGVCDVCGGELYQRDDDSEETVRKRLEVYHTRTEPIIEYYKTQGLAVTISSLGPVDEVTRRALEALEREDDGK
- a CDS encoding membrane protein, giving the protein MTITTGAPPPTHNTPVALARGFLTGGVVGTSLAALVVGGIIENAPLFVTGLVLPAVYGLLLFLTGMPRRAREAAVVPRTALAVIESREAVGGETSEVPVRFELTVVPDDEPAYRVDITQDINLVDLPDYRPRGVVVVQYPPDRPWRVRIVKRPTPEWEDRAASARLDSVPGTARVAAPPEGCAFGFVVLLGVLLGAAAVVLLFRADLFGRDDAATPPSAARPSVSSTSSTTVVSSASGTVALGPGQSFLDKGELDRALGSLTKGGDTRQALTVVVQERLLSVVFSPAGTQTPGFDPRALPYGRFPALVEEATTTLGVRSPRTWQITADCLTGSLIIRVVVTGVEGTASLEADGQGKVVRRAPAR
- a CDS encoding subtilin transport ATP-binding protein; translation: MPADPKTIQARNVTFHYPGSELPALKNISVRVRRGEVLAIVGANGSGKSTLAKLLAGLYVPTTGTVTWDGTDISATDSEQLWRRLAMLPQDFSRWPVTARENVTLGQGDQDESSIAAAAAAAGADIVLDSLPDGLNTNLAPSWWGGRDLSGGQWQRIAAARAFYRNAPLLICDEPTSALDPLTEEAVYRRIQALSEGRTVILISHRLGATRSADRIIVLNGGRLLEEGTHHSFPPARRRVRSHVEHPSPRLQRPHTSVLVAQPDRLTLRTARRIQSEQALVWRRYRTGRTACPGRSPWR
- a CDS encoding integrase, whose translation is MIVGLRLLCLIFCRLLGCLLLLGRSTAANSAEILVLRHEVAVLRRQIERPKLSWADRAVLSALARQLPPALRRHRLVTPGTLLTWHRRLVRWKWRQTPTGPGRPPLSEEIAALIQRLAREKPTWGYVRIQGELRRLGHRVAAATVRRVLPRSGLPPAPQRASQQTWRSFLRTQTHTLLACDFMHVETVLLKRLYVFFVMETATRRVHVLGVTAHPTGAWVAQLVRNLLMDLEERAGCFRFLIRDRDSKFTGAFDAVFAGNGTAVIPTPPQSPRSNAFAERWIRTARAECTDRLLITGERHLRTVLTAYAEHYNAGRAHRSLGLRAPDDDLNVIPLPAAAVRRRQVLGGLLNEYHTTPLRLPYHLQGRPSPAA